A region from the Kiloniellales bacterium genome encodes:
- a CDS encoding C45 family autoproteolytic acyltransferase/hydrolase: MSFRHVEDRPTPADCRADSRLQVWECAGKPFFLLAQKGRFPDICYDHGRLLASEIEDGVFPEILATIAHDVDADPGLKAGLADKIQGAFFNRVCRDLLRSTSDEFRRGVEALERGCFASRPNSIFDRDAVEHACVSIDAGNIASGFTHLRKHRRLSVLYGYWRNYVTNAWVLNRWGRRYADSGEGNVHDDVPLAEWLDGAPSAGRLQPAGMGCTGFWAAPGLTEDGLGLHARNFDGGYFAWNDYPVLGLIDETPENPAWQRYAAVGTAGLVYSGGISGLNEAGIAASLHQMSTVNFTVGDGSGDFDLAPYVQQRILREARTLDEAVDIARGRKHFASWTILVSHAPSGKALRIEMNGSEDDRGAQSQKVEAAPEAERMIQTNHFLSDALRERNKFFDDAHFTKTVGKWMETRARFATAGAKLDQAVDQGALGTRRALEILADHDDHAAGGERRSFGRTICKAYSLMTSIARTSADRAAPADQIWFTVGDRLPGPHATLAGFAIDWAGLSVTPLDSHVAETVPPGMLAAMEAYVEAFAAYFRPREPDGAYFRRRPTATEMQNIRQVALAALDRAVEGAESTGIVEPTFRYIRARLCHETALAEPATNRPELLQRAARDWAWLRQLDRDGAVTMTDWERALVYTLSAVTEIARDQQARATFESLLETGRGYLEKVARESFGTDGLHQDIKTWRKVAAAIEADEADAALPDIDFVTVE; the protein is encoded by the coding sequence ATGTCTTTTCGCCATGTCGAAGATCGCCCGACCCCGGCCGACTGCCGCGCCGACAGCCGGCTCCAGGTCTGGGAATGCGCCGGCAAGCCGTTCTTCCTGCTCGCTCAGAAGGGCCGTTTCCCCGATATCTGCTATGACCACGGCCGGCTGCTGGCGTCAGAGATCGAGGACGGGGTCTTTCCGGAGATCCTGGCGACCATCGCCCACGACGTGGACGCCGATCCCGGCCTGAAGGCCGGACTCGCCGACAAGATCCAGGGCGCCTTCTTCAACCGGGTCTGCCGCGACCTGCTGCGTTCCACGAGCGACGAGTTCCGCCGCGGCGTCGAGGCGCTGGAGCGCGGCTGCTTTGCCAGCCGGCCGAACTCGATCTTCGACCGGGACGCGGTGGAACACGCCTGCGTGTCGATCGACGCTGGCAACATCGCGAGCGGCTTCACCCACCTCCGCAAGCACCGCCGGCTCAGCGTCCTCTACGGCTATTGGCGGAACTACGTCACCAACGCCTGGGTCCTGAACCGCTGGGGCCGCCGCTACGCGGATTCGGGGGAAGGCAACGTGCACGACGACGTCCCCCTCGCGGAGTGGCTCGACGGCGCGCCCAGCGCGGGCAGGCTGCAGCCCGCCGGCATGGGCTGCACCGGATTCTGGGCGGCGCCCGGCCTGACCGAGGACGGCTTGGGCCTGCACGCGCGGAACTTCGACGGCGGTTATTTCGCCTGGAACGACTATCCGGTCCTGGGTCTGATCGACGAGACTCCGGAGAACCCCGCCTGGCAGCGCTACGCGGCCGTGGGCACCGCCGGTCTGGTCTACTCGGGCGGCATCAGCGGGCTGAACGAAGCCGGCATCGCCGCCTCGCTGCACCAGATGTCGACCGTGAACTTCACCGTGGGCGACGGCAGCGGCGACTTCGACCTGGCGCCCTACGTCCAGCAGCGCATCCTGCGCGAGGCGCGCACGCTGGACGAGGCGGTCGATATCGCCCGCGGGCGCAAGCACTTCGCCTCCTGGACCATTCTGGTCAGCCACGCTCCTTCGGGTAAGGCGCTCAGGATCGAGATGAACGGCAGCGAGGACGACAGGGGCGCGCAGAGCCAGAAGGTCGAAGCCGCGCCCGAAGCGGAGCGCATGATCCAGACCAATCACTTCCTGTCCGACGCGCTGAGGGAAAGAAACAAGTTCTTCGACGACGCGCACTTCACCAAGACGGTCGGCAAGTGGATGGAGACCCGCGCCCGCTTCGCCACGGCGGGGGCCAAGCTCGATCAGGCGGTCGACCAGGGCGCGCTGGGGACCCGCCGGGCCCTCGAGATCCTCGCCGACCATGACGACCACGCGGCCGGCGGCGAACGGCGCAGCTTCGGCCGGACGATCTGCAAGGCCTATAGCCTGATGACCAGCATCGCGCGGACCAGCGCCGACCGCGCGGCGCCGGCGGACCAGATCTGGTTCACCGTCGGCGACCGGCTGCCCGGCCCGCACGCGACGCTGGCCGGTTTCGCGATCGACTGGGCGGGCCTCTCCGTCACGCCGCTCGACAGCCACGTGGCCGAGACCGTGCCGCCGGGGATGCTGGCGGCCATGGAAGCCTACGTCGAGGCCTTCGCCGCCTATTTCCGCCCGCGCGAGCCGGACGGCGCCTACTTCCGGCGGCGGCCGACGGCGACGGAGATGCAGAACATTCGCCAGGTGGCCCTCGCCGCGCTCGACCGCGCGGTGGAAGGGGCCGAGAGCACGGGAATCGTCGAGCCCACGTTCCGCTATATCCGCGCCCGCCTGTGCCACGAGACCGCCTTGGCGGAGCCCGCCACCAACCGCCCCGAGCTGCTGCAGCGCGCGGCGCGGGACTGGGCCTGGCTGCGCCAGCTGGACCGCGACGGCGCGGTCACGATGACCGACTGGGAGCGGGCGCTGGTCTACACCCTCTCCGCCGTGACCGAGATCGCGCGCGACCAGCAGGCGCGGGCGACCTTCGAGAGCCTGCTGGAGACCGGCCGCGGCTACCTCGAGAAGGTCGCGCGGGAAAGCTTCGGAACGGACGGCCTGCACCAGGACATCAAGACCTGGCGCAAGGTCGCCGCGGCGATCGAAGCCGACGAGGCCGACGCCGCGCTGCCGGACATCGACTTCGTGACCGTGGAGTGA